A DNA window from bacterium contains the following coding sequences:
- a CDS encoding phosphoenolpyruvate carboxykinase (GTP) encodes MAELELLKTKLGEESYRKLMRINNTKLHQFIAKYVELCTPDRVFVCNDSPDDIRYIRESAINNGEEAKLAIPGHTIHFDNYFDQGRDKEHTGILVPKGVDLGPTIETKDRDEGLKEIHEILKNIMKGKELYICFFCLGPTNSEFSIPAVQLTDSSYVAHSETILYRPGYEEFIKQGPLAHFFKFVHSQGELDERKTCKNLDKRRIYIDTEDDIVYSTNTQYGGNTIGLKKLAMRLAITRSSKEGWLTEHMLIMSIHGPKNRVTYFTGAFPSLCGKTSTAMLDGETIVGDDIAYIKKKDGVARAVNVEKGMFGIIQGVNSVDDPSQWNALHSEAEIIFSNVLVTEDKHVHWIGKDGAVPVNGYNHSGEWQIGKKDAKGKEIPCSHPNARFTLDLSILENVDKKLNDPEGVVIGGIVYGGRDSDTWVPVEESFDWSHGIITKGASLESETTAATLGKEGVREFNPMSNLDFLSIPVGRYIQNNLDFGKDLSASGGNPPLIFSVNYFLKDKDGKFLNEKTDKKVWYKWMELRVHKEVDAINTPTGRIPKYDDLKRLFNEVLKKDYTKEDYNKQFMIRVPENLAKINRITEIYKTKVTDTPQIVFEVLEEQRQRLNKAREKHGDYIIPEKFISQ; translated from the coding sequence ATGGCTGAGTTAGAATTGCTTAAAACTAAGTTAGGAGAAGAGAGTTACCGTAAGCTTATGAGGATAAATAATACAAAACTCCATCAATTTATCGCTAAGTATGTAGAGCTTTGTACTCCAGACAGGGTGTTTGTTTGCAATGATTCGCCTGATGATATCAGATACATAAGGGAATCAGCAATAAATAATGGAGAGGAGGCTAAACTTGCTATCCCTGGTCATACTATTCACTTTGATAATTATTTTGACCAAGGAAGAGATAAGGAGCATACTGGTATTCTTGTCCCAAAAGGAGTAGACCTCGGTCCTACAATAGAGACTAAAGATAGGGATGAAGGGTTAAAAGAGATACACGAGATTTTGAAAAATATAATGAAAGGGAAAGAGCTTTACATCTGCTTCTTCTGTTTAGGACCTACTAATTCTGAGTTCTCTATCCCTGCTGTCCAGCTGACAGATTCAAGCTATGTAGCTCACAGTGAAACTATTCTTTATAGACCCGGTTATGAAGAGTTTATAAAACAGGGACCTTTGGCGCACTTCTTTAAGTTTGTACATTCACAGGGTGAACTTGATGAGCGTAAGACTTGTAAAAATCTTGACAAACGCAGAATATATATAGATACTGAAGACGATATTGTATATAGCACAAATACTCAATACGGTGGTAATACCATTGGACTTAAGAAGTTGGCAATGCGACTTGCAATAACTCGTAGCTCAAAAGAAGGCTGGTTAACTGAGCATATGCTCATAATGAGTATTCATGGGCCTAAAAATAGGGTAACTTATTTTACGGGTGCATTCCCGTCACTTTGTGGTAAGACTTCAACTGCAATGTTAGATGGTGAAACTATAGTAGGTGATGACATAGCTTATATTAAAAAGAAGGACGGTGTGGCACGTGCAGTGAATGTAGAGAAAGGTATGTTTGGTATAATACAGGGAGTAAATTCTGTAGATGACCCAAGCCAATGGAATGCGCTTCACAGCGAGGCTGAGATTATATTTTCAAATGTGTTAGTTACTGAAGATAAGCATGTACATTGGATTGGAAAGGATGGTGCAGTCCCGGTTAATGGGTATAATCATTCAGGTGAGTGGCAGATTGGCAAAAAGGATGCTAAAGGTAAAGAAATACCTTGCTCACACCCAAATGCGAGATTTACACTTGATTTGAGTATTTTAGAAAATGTAGATAAAAAGCTCAATGACCCCGAGGGTGTTGTGATTGGCGGAATAGTTTATGGAGGTAGAGATTCAGATACATGGGTGCCAGTAGAAGAGTCGTTTGATTGGTCGCATGGTATAATTACCAAAGGGGCATCGCTTGAGTCTGAGACTACAGCAGCTACGCTTGGTAAAGAAGGAGTTAGGGAATTCAATCCAATGTCTAACTTAGATTTTTTATCAATCCCAGTAGGTAGATACATACAAAATAATTTGGATTTTGGTAAAGACTTGTCCGCCTCAGGCGGAAATCCGCCCCTTATTTTCTCAGTGAATTACTTTTTAAAAGACAAAGACGGCAAGTTTTTAAATGAGAAGACAGATAAAAAGGTCTGGTATAAGTGGATGGAGCTACGTGTGCATAAAGAAGTAGATGCTATAAATACACCTACTGGTCGTATTCCAAAGTATGATGACCTAAAACGGCTGTTTAATGAAGTACTTAAGAAAGACTATACTAAGGAGGATTATAACAAGCAATTTATGATAAGGGTGCCAGAAAATTTGGCTAAGATTAATCGGATAACAGAGATTTATAAAACTAAAGTTACCGATACACCACAAATAGTGTTTGAAGTATTGGAAGAGCAGAGACAGAGATTAAACAAGGCAAGAGAAAAACACGGTGATTACATAATACCGGAGAAATTCATTAGTCAATAG
- a CDS encoding citrate (Si)-synthase, with translation MGKLKEKLAQKIPEMVEEIKRLVKEHSEKVISQVTVAQVYGGMRGVKNLVCDTSDVPPDKGLVIRGIPIAQLADKLPEEVFYLLCTGELPDKEALADLQADLTSRSTVPEYVWKLLKTMPADSHPMVMLSMAILNMEKESVFRRQYTEGLKKAEYWIPTLEDSLNLLAKLPAIAAGIYRIRFKKGRLIRSNPKLDWAGNYAHMTGIPDKTGEFANLMRLYMVLHSDHESGNVSAHACHCVGSALSDPYYAVSAGLNGLAGPLHGLANQECLRWVIMVKDKFNGVPTNDELRKFAWDTLNSGQVIPGYGHAVLRITDPRFDAFHKFGARVCPDDALYQIVAKTFEVVPKVLQEQGKVKDPWPNVDGASGCLLYHFGLTEFEYYTVLFGISRAMGMCAQLILSRAWGEPIERPKSVTTKWIKESLKV, from the coding sequence ATGGGTAAATTAAAAGAGAAGTTAGCTCAAAAAATACCTGAAATGGTTGAAGAGATTAAGAGACTGGTTAAGGAACACAGTGAAAAAGTTATTTCTCAAGTGACAGTGGCTCAAGTGTATGGTGGGATGCGTGGTGTTAAGAATTTGGTGTGTGATACATCAGATGTACCGCCTGATAAGGGGTTAGTGATTCGTGGTATACCTATAGCACAATTAGCTGATAAGTTGCCGGAAGAGGTTTTCTATCTCCTTTGTACAGGTGAATTGCCTGACAAAGAAGCTTTAGCTGACTTACAGGCTGATTTGACCAGTCGTTCTACCGTTCCAGAGTATGTTTGGAAACTTCTTAAGACAATGCCTGCTGATTCTCATCCTATGGTGATGCTAAGTATGGCAATACTAAATATGGAAAAAGAGTCTGTGTTTAGAAGGCAGTATACTGAGGGGCTAAAGAAAGCAGAATATTGGATTCCGACACTTGAAGATTCATTGAATTTACTTGCAAAATTACCTGCTATTGCGGCTGGTATTTATCGGATACGGTTTAAGAAAGGTAGACTGATTCGGTCAAATCCAAAATTAGACTGGGCTGGTAACTACGCTCATATGACTGGGATTCCGGATAAAACGGGTGAGTTTGCGAACTTAATGCGTCTCTATATGGTTTTGCATTCTGACCATGAGAGTGGTAATGTAAGTGCACACGCTTGCCATTGTGTAGGGTCAGCTCTATCTGACCCTTATTATGCAGTATCAGCTGGCTTAAATGGGTTAGCCGGTCCACTACATGGATTAGCTAATCAAGAGTGTCTGAGGTGGGTAATCATGGTTAAAGATAAATTTAATGGTGTTCCAACTAATGACGAGCTACGTAAATTTGCTTGGGATACATTAAATTCGGGGCAGGTAATTCCAGGATATGGGCATGCGGTACTGCGTATCACTGACCCACGGTTTGATGCTTTCCACAAGTTTGGTGCCCGTGTCTGTCCTGACGATGCATTATATCAGATTGTAGCTAAGACTTTTGAGGTGGTTCCTAAGGTTTTACAGGAGCAAGGTAAGGTTAAAGACCCCTGGCCCAATGTTGATGGAGCATCAGGGTGCTTACTTTATCATTTTGGGCTAACTGAATTTGAATATTATACTGTTTTATTTGGTATTTCTCGTGCTATGGGGATGTGTGCTCAACTAATTCTAAGTCGGGCATGGGGTGAGCCAATTGAACGACCTAAATCAGTGACTACAAAGTGGATAAAGGAGAGTCTAAAAGTCTAA
- a CDS encoding 3-isopropylmalate dehydratase large subunit: MGKTIVEKILSEKSGQDAKAGHIVISKVDVAAFQDGTGPLGVKQLQKMGLEKITPKRSIVFIDHAAPSPRKELSNDHKLLREFCKKTGAILSDVGDGVIHQRLIESFVNPGDVVIGADSHSCTPGALGAFATGMGSTDVAVGMALGRTWFKVPETFRIEVKGRFQKGVYSKDLVLYLIGMIGADGATYKALEFGGDTISNMTMESRFVLSNMAVETGAKAGVCGTDKYTLEWLKSYGRGKDYREIRPDPDAKYERVIEIDASKIEPQVAFPHTVDNTKPVSEAKGIKVDQVYIGTCTNGRMEDLRILAKILDGKQRHSDTRLIVCPASRDVYLRALKEGLLEIFVKAGASIMGPGCGPCVGVHEGVLADGEVCLSTANRNFKGRMGNPEGFIYLASPATAAYSAIKGEISDPREVIV; the protein is encoded by the coding sequence ATGGGTAAGACGATAGTAGAGAAGATACTCTCAGAGAAGAGTGGTCAGGATGCGAAGGCTGGTCATATAGTTATTTCTAAAGTTGATGTTGCTGCTTTTCAGGATGGGACAGGGCCTCTTGGAGTTAAACAACTCCAAAAGATGGGGCTTGAAAAGATAACACCTAAGCGTTCAATTGTGTTCATAGACCATGCAGCACCATCACCGCGGAAGGAACTCTCTAATGACCATAAGTTATTGAGAGAATTTTGTAAAAAGACTGGTGCTATATTATCAGATGTAGGTGACGGTGTCATCCATCAGCGTCTTATTGAGTCATTTGTAAACCCTGGTGATGTAGTGATAGGTGCAGACTCGCACTCATGTACTCCTGGTGCTCTTGGTGCATTTGCGACTGGGATGGGGTCTACAGATGTAGCTGTAGGGATGGCACTTGGCAGGACATGGTTTAAGGTGCCGGAGACATTTAGGATAGAAGTGAAGGGCAGATTTCAGAAAGGTGTGTATTCAAAAGACCTTGTACTCTATCTTATTGGTATGATAGGTGCAGATGGTGCTACATATAAGGCACTGGAGTTTGGTGGTGATACAATATCCAATATGACGATGGAGTCAAGATTTGTTCTGTCAAATATGGCAGTAGAGACTGGTGCTAAGGCAGGTGTTTGTGGGACGGATAAATATACGCTGGAGTGGCTTAAAAGTTATGGTAGGGGTAAAGATTACCGTGAAATAAGACCAGACCCTGATGCTAAATATGAGCGTGTAATTGAGATAGATGCAAGCAAAATAGAGCCACAGGTAGCATTTCCACATACAGTTGATAATACGAAACCAGTAAGCGAAGCAAAAGGGATAAAAGTTGACCAAGTTTATATAGGGACTTGTACAAATGGTAGGATGGAAGATTTAAGGATACTCGCTAAAATACTTGATGGTAAGCAAAGACATTCTGATACAAGACTTATAGTCTGCCCTGCCTCTCGTGATGTTTATCTGCGAGCTCTAAAAGAGGGATTATTAGAGATATTTGTTAAGGCAGGTGCATCAATAATGGGGCCCGGTTGTGGTCCTTGTGTTGGAGTTCATGAAGGTGTACTTGCTGATGGTGAAGTTTGTTTATCAACTGCAAATCGTAATTTTAAGGGTAGGATGGGCAATCCTGAAGGGTTCATTTATTTAGCTTCACCTGCAACTGCTGCGTATTCAGCAATAAAAGGTGAAATAAGTGACCCGAGGGAGGTAATAGTCTAA
- a CDS encoding Fe-S-containing hydro-lyase has translation MVKEVRLKTPLSDSDIEKLRIGDKVLLSGIIYTGRDAAHKRLFELLKKGEKLPINLKGAVIYYVGPAPAKPGYAIGSAGPTTSYRMDSYTPLMHQYGLKATIGKGNRSREVRDALKKHKAVYLAATGGAAALVAKSVKSSKIVAYEDLGPEAITELDVTDFTCIVANDCYGGDLYEEGVKKYKTV, from the coding sequence ATGGTGAAAGAGGTAAGACTTAAGACACCGTTATCTGATAGTGATATAGAAAAATTAAGGATTGGTGATAAAGTTTTGCTTTCAGGCATAATCTATACTGGCAGAGATGCAGCTCATAAAAGGTTATTTGAGTTATTAAAGAAAGGCGAGAAGTTACCTATTAATTTAAAAGGTGCTGTTATCTATTATGTAGGACCGGCGCCTGCTAAACCCGGGTATGCAATAGGGTCGGCGGGTCCTACAACTTCATATAGAATGGATTCTTACACTCCACTTATGCATCAGTATGGACTTAAAGCTACCATTGGTAAAGGTAATCGAAGTAGAGAGGTACGTGATGCATTAAAAAAACATAAAGCTGTCTACTTAGCTGCTACTGGTGGAGCAGCTGCTTTGGTTGCAAAGTCAGTTAAGTCAAGTAAGATTGTCGCATACGAGGATTTAGGACCTGAAGCTATAACAGAACTTGATGTTACTGATTTTACATGTATAGTAGCAAATGATTGCTATGGTGGCGATTTATACGAGGAAGGGGTGAAGAAATATAAAACAGTCTAA
- a CDS encoding fumarate hydratase: protein MREVNVNKIVEVVSSLCMDANYNLPDDVLNALKIAREKEESPTGKAILDEIIENNCIAREEKLPICQDTGFAVLFVELGQEVHITGGNFTDAINDGVRKGYKDGYLRKSIVDDPVLSRVNTKDNTPAIIYTDIVPGDKLKIIICPKGGGAENMSEVRMLTAADGIEGVKKFVIERVEKSGGNPCPPIVVGIGIGGTFEKCAMLAKKALLREPLGAPNPDQRFAEVEKELLEKINKLGIGPMGLGGRITALAVHIETHPCHIATMPCAVNINCHAARHKSAVI, encoded by the coding sequence ATGAGAGAAGTAAATGTTAATAAGATAGTCGAGGTTGTGAGTAGTTTGTGTATGGATGCAAATTATAACCTACCAGACGATGTTTTAAACGCTTTAAAAATTGCACGTGAAAAGGAAGAATCACCCACTGGTAAGGCGATACTGGATGAGATTATTGAGAACAATTGTATTGCAAGAGAGGAAAAGCTTCCTATATGTCAGGATACAGGGTTTGCAGTATTATTTGTTGAACTTGGTCAAGAAGTTCATATTACTGGCGGCAATTTTACAGATGCAATAAATGATGGAGTAAGAAAAGGATATAAAGATGGGTACCTTCGCAAGTCAATTGTAGACGACCCAGTCCTATCACGTGTGAACACAAAGGATAACACACCTGCTATTATTTATACTGATATTGTGCCGGGTGATAAGCTAAAAATTATTATTTGTCCCAAAGGTGGTGGGGCTGAAAACATGTCAGAAGTCCGTATGTTAACTGCAGCCGATGGGATAGAAGGGGTTAAGAAGTTTGTTATAGAGAGGGTAGAAAAATCAGGTGGTAACCCCTGTCCTCCAATAGTAGTGGGTATAGGTATAGGTGGCACTTTTGAGAAATGTGCGATGTTAGCAAAGAAGGCATTGTTAAGAGAGCCTTTAGGAGCACCAAATCCGGACCAAAGATTTGCAGAAGTGGAGAAAGAATTATTAGAGAAGATAAATAAACTTGGTATAGGGCCTATGGGGCTTGGTGGTAGGATAACTGCACTTGCTGTGCACATAGAGACACATCCATGTCATATAGCGACTATGCCATGTGCAGTAAATATAAACTGCCACGCAGCAAGACATAAGAGTGCAGTAATATAA
- a CDS encoding hydrogenase iron-sulfur subunit: MEKFEPKIVGLVCKWCTYAGADLAGTSRIEYLPNCVLLRTMCSSRVDPEHILWAFKQGADGVFVGGCHSGDCHYQNGNYKTMRRISLLKRMLKDFGIEPARLRLEWVSASEGRRFARVMNEFIEQIRSLGPLEIRSENWEAGSEKGK, encoded by the coding sequence ATGGAAAAGTTTGAGCCAAAGATAGTTGGACTTGTATGTAAGTGGTGCACCTATGCAGGTGCAGACTTAGCTGGGACATCAAGGATAGAATATTTGCCAAATTGTGTGTTACTCAGGACTATGTGTTCGTCAAGAGTTGACCCTGAGCACATTCTTTGGGCATTTAAGCAGGGTGCGGATGGTGTTTTTGTAGGTGGCTGTCATTCCGGGGACTGCCATTATCAGAATGGTAATTATAAAACGATGAGAAGAATCTCCCTTCTTAAGCGGATGCTAAAAGATTTTGGAATTGAGCCAGCTCGTCTTAGACTTGAGTGGGTATCAGCAAGTGAGGGTAGGCGATTTGCGCGGGTGATGAACGAATTTATTGAACAAATACGTAGCCTTGGACCGCTAGAAATAAGAAGTGAGAATTGGGAAGCGGGTAGCGAGAAGGGTAAATGA
- a CDS encoding NAD(P)-binding protein has product MDKIGVFVCHCGRNIAGTVDVDKVVDEIKSYPGVSHCEHYKYMCSEPGQQLIRDAVKSKKLNGVVVAACSPTLHETTFRRTVESVGLNPYRYESANIREHCSWVHKDMEVATPKAVKIIKSLVEKVKQNDSLVPIGIPVTRRALVIGGGIAGIQASLDIANSGYEVILVEKEPSIGGHMAQLSETFPTLDCSQCILTPRMVEVGQHKNIKLYTYSEIDSISGYVGNFKVKIKRKSPYIDWDKCNGCGECSEVCPVKISSEFDVELSTRKAIYRPFPQAVPNRFVIDKRGVSPCKYSCPAGVNVQGYVALISQGKYKEALALERDENPFPMVCGRVCNHPCETECKRGDIDEPISIRSLKRFIADYETKLEKPKKLPEKKKEKVAIVGSGPAGLSCAWKLAQWGYKVAVFEALPFPGGMLRVGIPEFRLPRDVLNKDIEYITNFGVEIKTNTKIGKELTVDDLFKQGYRAVFLAIGAHKESKLGVEGEDLSGVFSCIEFLRAVNMGNKVSIGKRVAVIGGGNAAVDAARASLRLGAKDVVIVYRRSRAEMPANEEEIIEAEREGVNIEYLTAPIRILGEEVQPQTGKVIGMECIRMRLGPPDASGRRRPIPIEGSEFTDTFDTIITAIGQSPDISWLPKDSKLRTTKWSTFEVDPDTLETSIPGVFAGGDAVSGPATVIEAIAGGKEAAISIDRFIRGIDLKEGRKLELKRVEEIEIPKWLERRHRERMPSLPIEERRHNFKEVNIGFTEEQAKLEAIRCLACGGCSECGECEKVCEPEAIVHDMADKIVEEEVGAIVVATGYELYPIDKIGEYGAGKYKDVLNGLQFERLLSASGPTEGEIRRPSDGKIPKRVVFVSCVGSRDPENHFPYCSKICCMYTAKHAMLYKHHVPDGEAIVFYIDIRSDGKGYEEFVTRAQEEDRVLYIRGKVSKIFEVNGSLIIMGADTLTGKQLEIKCDMVVLSMAIVPSNGIEELIRKLKIHADEHGFLSEAHPKLRPVETLAAGFYLAGAAQSPRDIPDTVAQASGAASKVLELFSQPELKHEPIVATVDEDLCSGCAVCIPLCPYEARKIEPKDEKRIAKITEVLCEGCGSCVSACPSGASQLRNLKDNQLFKMVEVVLE; this is encoded by the coding sequence ATGGATAAAATAGGTGTATTTGTCTGTCATTGTGGTAGAAATATTGCGGGTACTGTAGATGTTGATAAGGTAGTAGATGAGATTAAGAGCTATCCCGGTGTCTCTCATTGTGAGCACTATAAATATATGTGCTCAGAGCCTGGGCAACAACTTATTCGGGATGCAGTAAAGTCAAAAAAGCTCAATGGTGTAGTAGTGGCTGCCTGTTCACCTACCTTACATGAGACTACATTTCGTAGGACAGTAGAATCAGTGGGCTTAAATCCTTATCGGTATGAGAGCGCTAACATTCGTGAGCATTGTAGCTGGGTTCATAAGGATATGGAAGTTGCTACTCCGAAAGCAGTAAAGATTATAAAATCGTTAGTTGAAAAAGTTAAGCAAAATGACTCACTTGTGCCTATAGGCATACCTGTAACTCGTCGTGCATTAGTGATTGGTGGTGGCATAGCAGGTATTCAGGCATCACTTGATATTGCCAATTCAGGTTATGAAGTTATTTTAGTAGAAAAAGAGCCTTCCATTGGTGGTCATATGGCACAGCTATCAGAAACATTCCCTACTCTTGATTGTTCTCAATGTATTCTTACCCCAAGGATGGTAGAGGTAGGCCAGCATAAAAATATTAAACTTTATACTTATTCTGAGATTGATAGCATTTCAGGCTATGTGGGCAATTTTAAAGTTAAGATAAAAAGGAAATCTCCTTATATTGATTGGGATAAATGCAATGGCTGTGGTGAATGTTCTGAGGTTTGTCCTGTCAAAATTAGTAGTGAGTTTGATGTAGAGCTTTCTACTCGTAAGGCAATATATAGACCTTTTCCGCAGGCAGTTCCAAACAGGTTTGTTATTGATAAGCGTGGTGTCTCTCCTTGTAAGTATAGTTGCCCAGCTGGTGTAAATGTTCAAGGTTATGTAGCACTTATATCTCAAGGTAAATATAAAGAGGCATTAGCATTAGAGCGTGACGAGAATCCATTTCCAATGGTTTGTGGTCGTGTGTGTAATCATCCATGTGAGACTGAATGTAAGCGAGGTGATATAGATGAACCTATTTCTATACGGTCGCTTAAGCGTTTTATAGCAGATTATGAAACTAAATTAGAAAAGCCTAAAAAACTTCCTGAAAAGAAGAAGGAAAAAGTAGCTATAGTGGGTTCAGGACCTGCTGGTTTAAGTTGCGCCTGGAAGTTAGCTCAGTGGGGCTACAAAGTAGCGGTCTTTGAGGCACTTCCTTTTCCTGGTGGCATGCTTCGTGTAGGAATTCCTGAGTTCAGGTTACCTCGTGATGTGTTAAACAAAGATATAGAATATATAACTAATTTTGGTGTAGAAATAAAAACGAATACAAAAATAGGTAAAGAGTTGACAGTTGATGATTTATTTAAGCAAGGCTATAGAGCAGTGTTCTTAGCTATAGGAGCACATAAAGAGAGTAAACTTGGAGTGGAGGGTGAGGATTTATCAGGTGTATTCTCCTGTATAGAGTTTTTACGTGCTGTAAATATGGGCAATAAAGTAAGCATTGGTAAAAGGGTAGCAGTAATTGGTGGTGGTAACGCTGCTGTAGATGCAGCAAGGGCATCTCTAAGATTAGGAGCTAAAGATGTAGTTATAGTTTATCGTAGGTCAAGGGCAGAAATGCCAGCAAATGAGGAAGAGATAATTGAGGCAGAAAGAGAAGGTGTAAACATAGAATATCTGACTGCCCCAATTCGGATACTTGGTGAGGAGGTTCAACCTCAGACTGGAAAAGTAATAGGTATGGAATGTATAAGGATGCGACTCGGTCCCCCGGATGCCTCTGGCAGGCGTCGTCCAATTCCTATAGAGGGCTCAGAGTTTACAGACACTTTCGATACTATAATAACAGCAATTGGTCAATCTCCAGATATTTCTTGGCTTCCAAAAGATAGCAAGCTTCGCACTACAAAATGGTCTACATTTGAAGTAGACCCCGATACATTAGAGACCTCTATTCCTGGCGTTTTTGCAGGCGGTGATGCTGTTAGTGGACCGGCGACTGTGATTGAAGCAATAGCCGGTGGTAAGGAGGCGGCAATCTCAATAGATAGGTTCATAAGAGGAATAGACCTAAAGGAAGGGAGGAAGCTTGAACTTAAGCGGGTTGAGGAAATAGAGATACCAAAATGGTTAGAGCGTAGACATCGTGAAAGGATGCCTTCATTACCGATAGAGGAGCGTAGACACAATTTCAAGGAGGTTAATATTGGGTTTACAGAGGAGCAGGCAAAACTTGAGGCCATTCGTTGTCTTGCTTGTGGTGGCTGTTCAGAATGTGGTGAATGTGAAAAGGTATGTGAACCCGAAGCAATTGTTCATGATATGGCTGACAAGATTGTTGAAGAGGAGGTAGGTGCAATTGTGGTCGCTACCGGGTATGAGCTATATCCAATTGATAAAATAGGTGAGTATGGGGCTGGTAAATATAAGGATGTATTAAATGGACTGCAATTTGAGCGGTTGCTCTCGGCATCAGGGCCAACAGAAGGTGAAATTAGGAGGCCATCGGATGGAAAAATACCAAAACGAGTAGTATTTGTTAGTTGTGTAGGTTCAAGGGACCCCGAGAATCATTTTCCATATTGTTCAAAGATATGTTGTATGTATACTGCAAAACACGCTATGCTATATAAGCACCATGTCCCAGATGGTGAGGCAATTGTATTTTATATTGATATTCGTTCTGATGGTAAAGGGTATGAGGAGTTTGTCACAAGGGCGCAGGAAGAGGATAGGGTTTTATATATTAGAGGTAAGGTATCAAAGATATTTGAAGTTAATGGTAGTCTTATTATAATGGGTGCAGATACACTTACTGGTAAGCAGCTTGAGATCAAATGCGATATGGTAGTTCTATCTATGGCTATAGTGCCGAGTAATGGTATAGAGGAGCTCATCCGTAAGTTAAAGATTCACGCTGATGAGCATGGCTTCTTATCTGAAGCCCATCCAAAATTAAGGCCTGTAGAGACACTGGCAGCAGGCTTTTATTTAGCGGGTGCAGCCCAGTCGCCCAGAGACATACCAGATACAGTGGCACAGGCAAGTGGTGCTGCGTCAAAGGTGCTTGAGTTATTTTCACAGCCTGAACTTAAGCATGAACCAATAGTGGCTACTGTGGATGAGGATTTGTGTAGTGGGTGTGCAGTTTGTATTCCCCTATGTCCCTATGAGGCAAGGAAGATTGAGCCAAAAGATGAAAAACGTATAGCCAAGATTACCGAGGTATTATGTGAAGGTTGTGGCAGTTGTGTATCAGCTTGTCCATCAGGAGCATCACAGCTTAGGAACTTGAAAGATAACCAATTGTTTAAAATGGTTGAGGTAGTGCTGGAATGA